A genomic stretch from Saccharomyces paradoxus chromosome XVI, complete sequence includes:
- the BMS1 gene encoding GTPase BMS1 (GTPase required for ribosomal subunit synthesis and rRNA processing~similar to YPL217C), translating into MEQSNKQHRKAKEKNTAKKKLHTQGHNAKAFAVAAPGKMARTMQRSSDVNERKLHVPMVDRTPDDDPPPFIIAVVGPPGTGKTTLIRSLVRRMTKSTLNDIQGPITVVSGKHRRLTFLECPADDLNAMIDIAKIADLVLLLIDGNFGFEMETMEFLNIAQHHGMPRVLGVATHLDLFKSQSTLRASKKRLKHRFWTEVYQGAKLFYLSGVINGRYPDREILNLSRFISVMKFRPLKWRNEHPYMLADRFTDLTHPELIETQGQQIDRRVALYGYLHGTSLPSAPGTRVHIAGVGDFSIAQIEKLPDPCPTPFYQQKLDDFEREKMKEEAKASGEVTTASTTRRRKRLDDKDKLIYAPMSDVGGVLMDKDAVYIDIGKKNEEPSFVPGQERGEGEKLMTGLQSVEQSIAEKFDGVGLQLFSNGTELHEVAGDEAMDVEGGEQSIEGDEGKSKGRTSLRKPRIYGKSVQVEDADIDNLPSDEELYTNDDDMESSQPRMVEIDFNNTDEQGAEKLALETDSEFEESEDEFSWERTAANKLKKTENKKRTWNIGRLIYMDNISPAECIRRWRGEDDDSEHESDIEKDVDDDFFKKKDETAIKEDIKEHAVDLEKFVPYFDTFERLARKWKTVDTIKDRFLGAGILGSDKGKSSSNEDAEELYGDFEDLENGNDSERAEENSGKESEDENENEDMDEEEDDNSFTNFDAEEKKDLTMEQERELNAAKKEKLRAQFEIEEGENFKEDDENNEYDTWYELQKAKISKQLEINNIEYQEMTPEQRQRIEGFKAGSYVRIVFEKVPMEFVKNFNPKFPIVMGGLLPTEIKFGIVKARLRRHRWHKKILKTNDPLVLSLGWRRFQTLPVYTTTDSRTRTRMLKYTPEHTYCNAAFYGPLCSPNTPFCGVQIVANSDTGNGFRIAATGIVEEIDVNIEIVKKLKLVGFPYKIFKNTAFIKDMFSSAMEVARFEGAQIKTVSGIRGEIKRALSKPEGHFRAAFEDKILMSDIVILRSWYPVHVKKFYNPVTSLLLKEKTEWKGLRLTGQIRAAMNLETPSNPDSAYQKIERVERHFNGLKVPKAVQKELPFKSQIHQMKPQKKKTYMAKRAVVLGGDEKKARSFVQKVLTISKAKDSKRKEQKAIQRRERLKKLAKMEEEKSQRDKEKKKEYFSKNGKRTNMDGEDESRPRKTRR; encoded by the coding sequence ATGGAGCAGTCTAATAAACAGCATCGTAAGGCGAAGGAGAAGAACAcagcaaaaaagaagctgcATACGCAGGGCCATAACGCAAAGGCCTTTGCCGTAGCAGCTCCAGGTAAGATGGCGAGAACTATGCAAAGGTCAAGTGATGTGAACGAGAGAAAACTGCACGTTCCAATGGTTGATCGTACCCCTGACGACGATCCGCCTCCATTTATCATCGCCGTCGTAGGTCCACCGGGAACAGGTAAGACTACTTTGATCCGGTCCTTAGTAAGGAGAATGACAAAAAGCACTTTGAATGATATTCAAGGTCCTATTACTGTTGTTTCTGGTAAACATAGAAGATTAACTTTTTTGGAATGCCCTGCAGATGACCTGAATGCGATGATTGATATTGCTAAGATTGCCGACTTGGTTCTTTTACTAATTGACGGTAATTTCGGTTTTGAAAtggaaacaatggaattCTTAAATATTGCTCAACACCACGGTATGCCGAGAGTACTTGGTGTAGCCACCCATCTTGATCTCTTTAAATCTCAGTCGACTTTGAGAGcttccaagaaaagattaaagCATAGGTTCTGGACAGAAGTTTATCAAGGTGCAAAGTTATTTTACCTATCTGGTGTGATCAATGGAAGGTATCCTGATAGGGAGATTTTAAATCTTTCACGATTTATATCTGTTATGAAATTCAGGCCATTAAAATGGAGGAACGAACATCCTTATATGCTGGCTGATAGGTTCACAGATTTAACTCATCCGGAATTAATAGAGACTCAAGGACAGCAAATCGATCGCAGAGTCGCCCTCTATGGTTATTTGCATGGTACTTCTTTACCATCTGCCCCAGGAACTAGGGTACATATTGCTGGTGTCGGTGATTTCTCAATAGCACAGATCGAGAAGTTACCAGATCCATGTCCAACACCTTTTTACCAACAGAAACtggatgattttgaacgtgaaaaaatgaaagaagaagcaaagGCTAGTGGGGAAGTTACTACTGCATCTACAACAAGAAGACGTAAAAGATTGGATGATAAAGATAAATTGATATATGCGCCAATGTCCGATGTTGGAGGTGTATTGATGGATAAGGATGCTGTTTATATTGATATtgggaagaaaaatgaagagcCAAGTTTTGTCCCTGGCCAAGAAAGGGGTGAAGGAGAAAAACTCATGACAGGTTTACAAAGTGTTGAACAAAGCATTGCAGAGAAATTTGATGGTGTTGGTTTACAATTGTTTAGCAACGGTACTGAACTTCATGAAGTCGCCGGTGATGAAGCCATGGATGTTGAAGGTGGAGAACAAAGTATTGAAGGGGATGAAGGAAAGAGCAAGGGAAGAACCAGTTTAAGAAAACCAAGAATTTATGGTAAGTCAGTCCAGGTCGAAGATGCAGATATTGATAATCTACCGAGCGATGAGGAGCTTTACACAAATGATGACGACATGGAGAGCTCCCAACCAAGGATGgttgaaattgatttcaACAATACCGATGAACAGGGTGCTGAGAAACTAGCTCTAGAAACAGATTCTGAATTTGAAGAGAGTGAAGACGAATTTTCTTGGGAAAGAACAGCGGCGAACAAGCTGAagaaaactgaaaataagaaaaggaCTTGGAATATCGGTAGGCTGATATACATGGACAACATTTCACCTGCAGAATGTATAAGAAGGTGGAGGGGCGAGGACGATGATAGTGAACACGAAagtgatattgaaaaagatgttGACGATGacttcttcaagaaaaaagatgaaactGCTATAAAAGAGGATATCAAAGAACACGCAGTTGATTTAGAAAAGTTTGTCCCATATTTTGACACTTTCGAAAGATTagcaagaaaatggaagacCGTTGATACAATTAAAGACAGATTTCTTGGCGCTGGTATATTAGGTAGTGataaaggaaaatcaaGCTCCAATGAAGATGCCGAAGAACTATACGGTGATTTCGAAGATCTAGAAAATGGGAACGATTCTGAACGTGCAGAAGAGAACAGTGGCAAAGAAAGCGAAGAtgagaatgaaaatgaagatatggatgaagaagaagatgacaatTCATTCACTAATTTTGATGcggaagagaaaaaggatCTAACCATGGAGCAAGAAAGAGAATTGAATGCCgcaaagaaggaaaaactACGTGCACAGTTTGAGATAGAAGAAGGtgaaaacttcaaagaagatgatgaaaacaatgaatATGATACATGGTATGAACTACAGAAGGCCAAGATATCGAAACAATTAGAAATCAACAATATAGAATACCAAGAAATGACTCCAGAACAACGTCAAAGAATTGAAGGTTTCAAAGCCGGTTCTTATGTACGTATCGTCTTCGAGAAAGTCCCAATGGAATTTGTCAAGAATTTCAATCCAAAATTTCCCATAGTTATGGGTGGTTTATTGCCAACCGAAATAAAGTTCGGTATTGTCAAAGCCAGGTTGAGAAGACACCGTTGGCATAAAAAGATCTTAAAGACAAATGACCCACTGGTCTTGTCCTTAGGTTGGAGAAGATTCCAAACTTTACCAGTTTATACAACAACTGATTCTAGAACAAGAACCAGAATGTTGAAGTATACTCCGGAACATACATATTGTAATGCCGCCTTCTATGGTCCCTTGTGTTCTCCAAACACACCTTTCTGTGGTGTTCAAATTGTTGCTAATAGTGATACCGGGAACGGCTTCAGGATTGCAGCAACAGGTATcgttgaagaaatagacgttaatattgaaattgtgaagaagttgaaattaGTGGGTTTTCcatataaaattttcaaaaatactgCCTTTATAAAGGATATGTTTTCAAGTGCTATGGAAGTCGCCAGATTTGAGGGTGCACAAATCAAAACTGTCTCAGGTATCCGTGGTGAAATCAAAAGAGCACTTTCAAAGCCTGAGGGTCACTTTAGAGCAGCctttgaagataaaatcCTGATGAGTGATATCGTAATTCTAAGGTCCTGGTACCCTGTTCACGTCAAGAAATTCTATAACCCTGTTACTTCACTATtgctgaaagaaaaaactgaGTGGAAGGGTTTAAGATTGACAGGTCAAATAAGGGCTGCTATGAACCTGGAAACACCATCAAATCCAGACAGTGCGTACCAAAAGATAGAACGTGTAGAAAGACACTTCAATGGTCTAAAGGTCCCCAAGGCTGTTCAAAAGGAATTACCATTCAAGTCTCAAATCCATCAAATGAAACCgcaaaagaagaagaccTATATGGCTAAAAGAGCCGTGGTGCTAGGTggtgatgaaaagaaggcaAGATcatttgttcaaaaagtatTGACGATTTCGAAAGCCAAAGACAGCAAGAGGAAGGAACAGAAGGCTATTCAACGTAGGgaaagattgaaaaaattggccaagatggaggaagaaaaatcaCAAAGGGAtaaggagaagaagaaagaatacTTCTCTAAGAATGGGAAGAGAACGAACATGGATGGTGAAGACGAATCTCGTCCACGTAAGACGAGGAGATAG